The proteins below come from a single Zhouia spongiae genomic window:
- a CDS encoding dihydrodipicolinate synthase family protein, translating to MNLIAATYAPMHSDLSLNLDAVREYGDFLKFNNIKGSFINGSTGDFTSLSTNERKDIAEAWSAQRIPGFQVINHVGHTSLLEAVDLAKHSVGLADGVAVIAPYYFKVRTLDKLVEYCKEVATAAPELPFYYYHIPVLSGTHFNMRDFIEMASDQIPNFRGVKFTHNDFVDFQQCVQYKHRKDSDLELFFGIDEMFVNSIALGGYGWVGSTYNHLAPLYHEIYKSFNEQQYERANFLQNLAVQFVQILDGYGGFNGAGKSFMKILGIDCGPSRFPHLTLSDADLKRAQIAMEQSGLNFHMLSINH from the coding sequence ATGAATTTGATAGCTGCTACTTATGCTCCGATGCATAGTGATTTAAGTCTAAACCTTGACGCTGTCAGGGAATATGGAGACTTTTTAAAATTTAATAATATAAAGGGAAGTTTTATAAATGGTTCTACCGGAGATTTTACTTCCCTGAGCACTAATGAACGCAAGGACATTGCTGAAGCGTGGAGCGCTCAAAGAATTCCTGGTTTTCAGGTTATTAATCATGTTGGTCATACTTCGCTGCTGGAAGCGGTTGATCTAGCCAAACATTCTGTTGGTCTTGCCGATGGTGTAGCAGTAATTGCACCGTATTATTTTAAGGTGCGAACCTTAGATAAACTGGTTGAATATTGTAAAGAAGTGGCAACGGCTGCTCCTGAACTTCCCTTTTACTACTATCATATTCCTGTATTATCAGGAACGCATTTCAATATGCGTGATTTTATTGAAATGGCTTCAGACCAAATTCCCAATTTCAGGGGAGTTAAGTTCACTCATAATGATTTTGTGGATTTTCAGCAATGCGTTCAATATAAGCATAGAAAAGATAGTGATCTGGAGCTCTTTTTCGGAATAGACGAGATGTTTGTGAATAGCATAGCACTTGGAGGATATGGATGGGTAGGCAGTACATACAATCATTTAGCCCCGCTATATCATGAGATTTATAAATCGTTCAACGAACAACAATATGAACGAGCCAACTTTTTACAGAACCTCGCTGTTCAGTTTGTACAGATACTTGACGGATACGGCGGATTTAACGGCGCAGGAAAAAGCTTTATGAAAATTTTAGGTATCGATTGTGGTCCGAGCAGATTCCCGCATCTGACACTTAGTGATGCCGATTTGAAAAGGGCGCAAATTGCTATGGAACAATCTGGTTTGAATTTTCATATGCTATCAATAAATCACTAA